In one Pseudarthrobacter oxydans genomic region, the following are encoded:
- the hemE gene encoding uroporphyrinogen decarboxylase produces the protein MTSSPATSAAGVLAADHPLVDGRTADSPLITAYRGGKPSRRPVWFMRQAGRSLPEYLKVREGVAMLDSCLRPELASEITLQPVRRHDVDAGIFFSDIVIPLKLAGVGVDIVPGVGPVLDTPVRTAADVAALPQLTWESLEPIREAVRLTVAELGKTPLIGFAGAPFTLAAYMVEGKPSRDHLGPRTMMHADPETWHALANWAADASGMFLQAQLEAGASAAQLFDSWAGSLGLADYTKYVAPASGRALDHVRHLGAPLIHFGTGTSELLVAMRDVGVDVVGVDYRLPLDEANRRLGGTVPLQGNIDPALLPAPWEILEAHVRDVIAAGAAAPGHVVNLGHGVPPETDPAVLTRVVELIHSISPE, from the coding sequence ATGACTTCCAGCCCCGCCACATCCGCTGCCGGCGTCCTCGCCGCAGACCACCCGCTGGTGGATGGCCGCACCGCAGACTCACCCCTCATCACGGCCTACCGCGGAGGCAAGCCGTCCCGGCGTCCCGTCTGGTTCATGCGCCAGGCCGGACGTTCACTGCCGGAGTACCTGAAGGTCCGCGAAGGCGTCGCCATGCTGGACTCCTGCCTGCGCCCCGAACTGGCTTCCGAGATCACCCTCCAGCCCGTCCGCCGCCACGACGTTGACGCCGGCATCTTCTTCTCCGACATCGTCATTCCCCTGAAGCTCGCCGGCGTGGGCGTGGACATCGTTCCGGGCGTGGGGCCGGTCCTGGACACCCCGGTCCGCACTGCTGCGGACGTGGCGGCGCTGCCGCAGCTCACCTGGGAATCGCTGGAACCCATCCGTGAAGCGGTCCGCCTCACCGTGGCCGAGCTCGGCAAGACACCGTTGATCGGCTTTGCGGGCGCACCCTTTACCCTTGCCGCCTACATGGTGGAGGGAAAGCCGTCCCGCGACCACCTGGGTCCGCGCACCATGATGCACGCTGATCCGGAAACCTGGCACGCCCTGGCCAACTGGGCCGCGGACGCCTCCGGAATGTTCCTCCAGGCACAGCTTGAGGCCGGTGCCTCGGCGGCCCAGCTCTTTGACTCCTGGGCCGGTTCCCTGGGCCTGGCGGACTACACGAAGTACGTGGCGCCGGCCTCGGGCCGCGCCCTGGACCATGTCCGGCACCTCGGGGCGCCGCTGATCCACTTCGGCACCGGAACGTCAGAGCTCCTGGTGGCAATGCGGGATGTGGGTGTGGACGTTGTGGGCGTGGACTACCGGCTTCCGCTCGATGAGGCGAACCGCCGGCTGGGCGGCACGGTGCCGCTGCAGGGAAACATCGACCCCGCCCTGCTCCCTGCTCCGTGGGAAATCCTTGAGGCCCACGTCCGCGACGTCATAGCCGCAGGCGCGGCTGCTCCCGGGCACGTGGTCAACCTGGGGCACGGCGTTCCGCCGGAGACGGACCCCGCCGTCCTCACCCGCGTGGTTGAACTTATCCACTCCATCTCCCCGGAGTAG
- the hemQ gene encoding hydrogen peroxide-dependent heme synthase → MSHTSAESVTKTEESAEQFFTLWTVFKRSENLIRSADAAADFETLLERLAQAGVTHRGSYDVSAMRADADVMVWLHGPKPEALQQAIRDIRRCSLFAGTEIVWSAMGVHREAEFAKNHTPAFSRGVAPAEWLCVYPFVRSYEWYILPEDERGAMLREHGLLGREFPQVISNTVSSFALGDWEWILGLEAPELVDLVDLMRHLRNTEARNHVREEVPFYTGRRISPAEVAEVLA, encoded by the coding sequence ATGAGCCACACTTCTGCCGAATCTGTCACTAAAACCGAAGAATCAGCCGAGCAGTTTTTCACCCTCTGGACGGTATTCAAGCGCTCCGAAAACCTGATCCGCAGCGCCGACGCCGCCGCTGACTTCGAGACCCTGCTGGAGCGGCTTGCCCAGGCCGGGGTGACCCACCGCGGAAGCTACGACGTCTCCGCGATGCGGGCTGACGCCGACGTCATGGTGTGGCTCCACGGCCCGAAGCCGGAAGCCCTGCAGCAGGCCATCCGGGACATCCGCCGCTGCAGCCTGTTTGCCGGCACCGAGATTGTGTGGTCCGCCATGGGCGTGCACCGCGAGGCCGAGTTTGCGAAGAACCACACCCCGGCGTTCTCCCGTGGGGTTGCGCCGGCGGAGTGGCTGTGCGTCTACCCCTTCGTCCGGTCCTACGAGTGGTACATCCTCCCCGAGGACGAGCGGGGCGCCATGCTTCGCGAGCACGGCCTCCTGGGCCGGGAGTTCCCGCAGGTCATCTCCAACACCGTTTCTTCGTTCGCCCTGGGCGACTGGGAATGGATCCTGGGCCTTGAGGCCCCGGAACTGGTGGACCTGGTGGACCTGATGCGCCACCTGCGCAACACCGAGGCCCGCAACCACGTCCGTGAGGAAGTCCCGTTCTACACCGGACGCCGGATCTCCCCGGCCGAAGTGGCGGAGGTCCTCGCGTGA
- a CDS encoding glutamyl-tRNA reductase, which translates to MVLFSLVATHADIDLETVAQLSNGSSEIATSALSGSTAVTGAIVLATCNRYEIYGEAARPDDVEAARAALVAKISETSGLSEPLVSRSFSTRTGPEVSQHLFAVSAGLDSAVVGEREIAGQVRRALITAQHEGTASSGLVRLFQAASKTAKDVGAQTALGSRGLSIVSVALDLASDLSENPDWTSKKVVVFGTGAYAGATMALLRERGCTDISVFSSSGRAEGFVATRGGTALDADSLRPAVAAADVMIGCSGSDTRVEADELAEVRADSPQPLIAIDLALTHDFDPGVGELDGVELLTLESVRLAAPQEQAESLAQASGIVSGAAKAFEQEREARSVDSAIVALRRHTMSVLDSEMEKVRARHGCTAAAEEVEFALRRMVKQLLHVPTVRARELAANGQQDDYVAALEALYGITVEQPASVAPQAECPVDHRGLETA; encoded by the coding sequence GTGGTTCTTTTTTCATTGGTGGCTACACACGCCGACATCGATCTTGAGACCGTTGCTCAGTTGAGCAACGGTTCTTCGGAGATCGCCACATCCGCCCTCTCCGGATCGACGGCAGTGACGGGTGCGATTGTCCTTGCCACCTGCAACCGCTACGAAATCTACGGCGAAGCCGCCCGGCCTGACGATGTGGAGGCGGCCCGCGCCGCCCTGGTTGCCAAGATCAGCGAAACCAGCGGACTGAGCGAACCGCTCGTCTCACGCTCCTTCAGCACCCGCACGGGTCCTGAAGTCAGCCAGCACCTCTTTGCCGTCAGCGCCGGCCTGGACTCCGCAGTGGTCGGAGAGCGGGAGATCGCCGGACAGGTACGGCGCGCACTGATCACCGCCCAGCATGAAGGCACGGCAAGCTCCGGTTTGGTCCGGCTTTTCCAGGCGGCGTCCAAGACCGCCAAGGACGTGGGAGCACAGACTGCCCTCGGTTCCCGTGGCCTCTCGATCGTTTCCGTCGCACTCGACCTGGCCTCTGATCTTTCCGAAAACCCGGACTGGACCAGCAAGAAGGTTGTGGTCTTCGGAACCGGCGCCTACGCCGGGGCCACCATGGCGCTCCTGCGTGAACGCGGCTGCACCGACATCTCGGTTTTCTCCTCGTCCGGCCGCGCCGAAGGATTTGTTGCCACCCGCGGCGGCACGGCGCTGGACGCCGATTCACTCCGGCCGGCGGTCGCGGCAGCAGACGTGATGATCGGCTGCAGCGGTTCCGATACCCGGGTGGAGGCCGACGAGCTGGCCGAAGTCCGGGCCGACTCCCCGCAGCCCCTGATCGCCATCGACCTTGCGCTCACCCACGACTTCGATCCGGGGGTCGGCGAGCTTGACGGCGTGGAGCTGCTCACCCTGGAATCGGTACGCCTCGCCGCACCCCAGGAACAGGCCGAGTCGCTTGCCCAGGCCAGCGGAATCGTCAGCGGCGCCGCCAAGGCGTTCGAGCAGGAACGCGAGGCCCGCTCCGTGGATTCCGCGATCGTTGCGCTCCGCCGCCACACCATGAGCGTCCTGGACTCCGAAATGGAAAAAGTCCGGGCCCGGCACGGCTGCACCGCCGCTGCCGAGGAAGTGGAGTTCGCACTCCGCCGCATGGTCAAGCAGCTTCTCCATGTGCCCACCGTGCGGGCCCGCGAACTTGCCGCCAACGGCCAGCAGGATGACTACGTGGCCGCCCTGGAAGCCCTCTACGGCATCACCGTGGAGCAGCCGGCATCGGTGGCGCCGCAGGCCGAATGCCCGGTGGACCACCGGGGCCTCGAAACCGCCTGA
- the hemG gene encoding protoporphyrinogen oxidase translates to MGSTSATTGTALVLGGGISGLLSARGLASAGHQVTLLDAGAEWGGCVGSHTVAGLTLDSGAESFATRSDAVSALAAELGLSAKIVPPRPGGAWVQLPDGPRELPKTGVLGIPANPWDPEVRRSLGLIGTLRASLDRFLPASVGTTADVISVSALVKARMGTRVLERLVAPVVGGVHSADPGMLDVDMVAPGLREGLRRYGSLAAAVSAQRRMGAAPAAQGDTPAPAGPAKAGSAVAGLEGGMHTLISALVSDLRRRGVRLLPGTPAESVIRTPEGWRVRSAGATFDAGLLVVAVDGPAAVGLLEDAVPGLAGKRPPAGPDVKLVTLVLAGHELDRRPRGSGVLVAPQTPGIEAKALTHATGKWDWLADAAGPGRHVVRLSYGRVDGAGEQSGGPDTDEGLLAASLRDARALLGVPITKENLLGWDVVRWRGSLPFAAVGHKARVAEIREACASAGNLAVVGGWVAGNGLAAVVSDTNEQIRALAR, encoded by the coding sequence ATGGGCAGTACGTCGGCAACAACCGGGACGGCACTGGTGCTGGGCGGCGGCATCTCGGGACTGCTGTCCGCCCGCGGGCTGGCGTCCGCCGGGCACCAGGTGACGCTCCTTGACGCCGGAGCTGAATGGGGCGGCTGCGTGGGCAGCCACACGGTGGCCGGCCTGACCCTTGACAGCGGCGCCGAATCCTTCGCCACCCGGTCCGACGCTGTCTCAGCGCTGGCCGCTGAGCTGGGACTGTCGGCCAAGATCGTGCCGCCCCGCCCGGGGGGTGCCTGGGTCCAGCTCCCGGACGGCCCGCGCGAGTTGCCGAAGACAGGTGTGCTGGGAATTCCGGCCAACCCGTGGGATCCCGAAGTCCGGCGTTCCCTCGGCCTCATCGGCACCCTCCGGGCCTCCCTCGATAGGTTCCTCCCGGCTTCGGTTGGGACCACAGCGGACGTTATCAGTGTCTCGGCACTGGTCAAGGCGCGCATGGGCACCCGTGTCCTGGAGCGGCTGGTGGCGCCGGTTGTGGGCGGCGTCCACTCGGCGGATCCCGGGATGCTCGACGTCGACATGGTGGCACCCGGGCTGCGCGAGGGGCTGCGGCGGTACGGGTCCCTGGCCGCCGCCGTCTCCGCCCAGCGCCGCATGGGGGCTGCTCCTGCCGCGCAGGGGGACACGCCGGCCCCTGCCGGTCCGGCCAAGGCAGGCTCCGCGGTTGCGGGGCTGGAGGGCGGCATGCACACGCTCATCTCCGCCCTGGTCTCCGACCTCCGCCGCCGGGGAGTCAGGCTGCTGCCCGGCACCCCGGCCGAGTCCGTGATCCGCACCCCTGAAGGCTGGCGCGTCAGGTCGGCAGGAGCAACGTTCGACGCCGGCCTGCTGGTAGTGGCAGTGGACGGTCCGGCCGCCGTCGGACTGCTTGAAGACGCGGTGCCCGGCCTTGCAGGGAAGCGGCCGCCGGCAGGCCCGGACGTCAAGCTTGTCACGCTGGTCCTGGCCGGCCATGAACTTGACCGCCGGCCGCGCGGCTCAGGCGTCCTGGTGGCACCGCAGACTCCCGGTATTGAAGCGAAGGCACTGACGCACGCGACCGGAAAGTGGGACTGGCTGGCCGATGCCGCCGGGCCGGGACGGCACGTGGTCCGGCTCTCGTACGGGCGCGTGGACGGGGCCGGCGAACAGTCCGGTGGCCCGGACACGGATGAAGGACTCCTGGCCGCGTCGCTGCGCGATGCCCGGGCCCTGCTGGGCGTCCCCATCACCAAGGAAAACCTGCTGGGCTGGGACGTGGTCCGCTGGCGCGGGTCGCTGCCCTTCGCCGCCGTAGGCCATAAAGCGCGGGTGGCCGAAATCCGGGAAGCCTGCGCGTCGGCGGGGAACCTGGCCGTGGTGGGAGGCTGGGTGGCCGGCAACGGGCTTGCCGCCGTGGTGTCCGACACGAACGAACAGATCCGGGCCCTGGCCCGCTAA